The Epilithonimonas zeae genome contains the following window.
ATGATAAACTTCTGGAAAAACTTCATTCAAGCAAATCGTTATCAAGAAACCGGCACTTAGAATGAGAAGATTTTTGGCGAATTGTTGTTTGCTTCCGAAATACTTCCCGAGAAAAACACCAATCAGAACACTTAAAATTAATAGAAGTATAATCATCTTAAAACTTAAATCTATTTAATCTTTCTAAACAAATTAATACATCTTTGTGATTTGCTTTCATCAAAATCATTCAGTTGATAATCGCCCCAACGTTGGATTAATTCGAAACCAAATTCATATGCAAATTTCAGGATTTTTTCAGGAGAAGTCAGCTTTACTCTTTCGAAAAAGTGGTGTTTTTTATCATCCGCTTCAAAATCAATTTCCTTCATAATACACTCATCTTCAATATGTTTTTTGATATTGAAAACGATATTTTCTCTCACGATTGAAGAGCTCGGGGTAATGACTTTTTTTACATATTCTGCATTCAGAAAATCCAAAACAAAAAAGCCATCATCCTTCAAAACATCAGAAACAGATTGGAAAACACTTTTATCCTCTTCTTCTGTTTCAAAATATCCAAAACTTGTAAACAGATTGAAAACCGCATCTACAGGCTCACTTTCTATTTTATTTCGCATATCGTGAACCTGAAACTTCAAAGTTTCTGTCTCAAATTGCTTATCAAAACGGATACTTTGTTCAGATAAATCCAATCCTAAAACATCGTAACCCAATTTGTTTAGATAAACAGAATGTCTGCCCTTTCCGCAAGCCAGATCAATTATTTTTGAGTTTTTCTCGAGTTTCACATAATCCGTTAAAAGATTCAGAAAATCTTCTGCTTCCTTATAATCGTGATTTTTGTAAAGAATATGATAATATGGTGTATCAAACCATTCTTCGAACCATTGCATCTTGCAAAAATAGTGAAATTTTGGTTGGATGATGGAAGTTTTATGATTGAAGTTAACATCGTATTGAAAATCATCCAGCTTCCTTCTTCTAACATCGAGCAAAAAACTCTACTTTTGCAAAATGGATATAAATAATCTAAAGATACAGGTCAAAACTTTTTTTGGTCTGGAACAAGTCTTAGCGGAAGAGATTAAAAAACTGGGCGGTAAAAATGTAGAAGTTAAAAACCGTGCGGTAACTTGTGAAGGCGACCTTGGTTTTCTTTACAAACTCAATTATTCTTGCAGAACAGCTCTTAAAATTTTGGTTCCGATAATGGAATTCAAAGCTTTTAACGAGACCAAATATTACGATAAATTATACAAGTTTGAGTGGGACCAGTTCTTGGAACCGAACCAGACCTTTGCTATTGATGCAACTGTAAACTCAGAGAGATTCAGTCATTCGCAGTTTATGACTTTGAAAATGAAAGACGCCATTGTTGATTATTTTCAGGAAAAACATAAGGTAAGACCTAATATTAATAAAGATAATCCGGATATCAAATTCCATCTTCATATTGACAGAGAATTGGTTTCAATCTCTCTTGACAGTTCGGGAGATCCGCTTTTCAAACGTGGTTACAGAAAGGAACAAACAGTTGCACCAATCAATGAAGTTTTGGCAAGCGGAATGTTGCAACTTGCCGGCTGGGATGGAAAAGGTAATTTTCTAGACCCAATGTGTGGTTCAGGAACTTTGTTGATAGAAGCAGCGATGATTGCAATGGATTTGCCGGCGCAGACTTTTAGAAGGAATTTTGCTTTCCAGAATTGGAAAAACTATGATTCTGAATTATTCAAAACCATCAAAGAAGTTCGACTGAATCGGGTGAAGGAATTCACCGGGAAAATTGTAGGTTACGACATCGATTATAGCGCTTTGGATGCAGCAAGAGCTAATATAGAATCTGCCGAGATGGAAGATGTTATTACAGTTAGAAATAAAAACTTCTTCGATTCTGAGAAAGATATGTTCCCGTTGCTGATGGTTTTCAATCCACCTTATGACGAGAGAATTTCTATTAATGATGATGATTTCTACAAAAAAATTGGTGATACTTTCAAACAACATTATCCAAATACTTTGGCTTGGTTGATTTCTGCAGACCTTGACGCGCCAAAAAAAATAGGATTGAGACCTTCCAGAAAAATCAAGTTATTCAACGGAAAATTGGAAACGAGATTTTTGCAGTATGAGATGTATGATGGATCGAAGAAAGGGAAATATATGGATAAGCAATCATAATTTACCTTATTATCTTTATTAGATAAAATATTCCGAATAGTATTAGAAAAATTGACAACAAAGTGACTCCATAAATTTTATAAATCTTTTTGGATTGTTGCAAATCAGAAACGCCATAATTTTCATTCACAGGAATTATGGCGTTTTCTTTTAATATCAAATTAATCTGCTCACGATTTTCTTCAAGAAAATAATATCTGCAATAATTAGAAATATTTGTGTTGCTTATATCTTCAGCAAAAAAAGAAATTCTATTTTGCGAAACAAGATTTTCAAATTGCACATAATCTTTGAATTGAATCAACGTTTTGAAATGTTCTTTTTCGAAAATATTAAAATCCATTGACACTTTTTCTCAAATTTAAAACCTTTTTCAATATTTTTGAAAATAATTTCATAATTCACATTGACAACAATCTCCATCATCATTGCAATTTTCAACAGAAAAGACGAATTGTTCGAACTTCTTAATTCTTTGTCTCATCAAACTGATAAGGATTTTGAAGTCATAATTGTGGATGATGGTTCCAAAATAGCACTTCTCCCAACGGTTGAATTATTTCAAGAACAATTGGATATCCAGTTTTTTCGAAAAGAAAATTCTGGTCCAGGACTGAGCCGAAACTACGGCGCAAAACGCGCGAAAAATGATTGGCTGGTTTTTGTAGATTCGGACGTGATTGTAGAAACAGATTACATCGAAAATATCAAGAAAAATCTTACCGAAAATCCTTGTGATGCTTTTGGTGGTGCAGATAAAGCGCACAGAGGTTTCAATCTGATGCAGAAAGCTATTTCTTATTCTATGACTTCTGTTTTCACAACTGGCGGAATTCGAGGAAGTAAAAAAGCAGTAACGAAATTTCAGCCTAGAAGTTTCAATATGGGCGTGAATAAAGAGAAATTCTTGAGCATCGGTGGATTTTCTGAAATGAGAATTGGCGAAGATCCAGATCTATCGATGACGTTTTGGGAAAATGGCTACACAACTTTGTTCTATGATAATATTGGCGTTTATCACAAAAGAAGAACCGACTTTGGCAAATTCTCCAAACAAGTGTACCAATTCGGCTGTGCAAGACCAATTCTGAATCAAAGACATCCAAATTATGTGAAACCTACGTTTTGGTTTCCGAGCATTTTTCTGTTGGGTTATTTGGTTGGAGTTATTCATTATTTCGTTTGGGGAAATGGATTGATTCTCGCTTTGTACGGACTTTATACATTTCTTGTTTTCTTCCACGCTTTGATGGTTACGAAAAATATCAGCATTGCCGGAATGGCGATAATTTCTACTTATATTCAAATGTTCTCTTACGGTTACGGCTTTCTGAAATCCTGGTTTCTTCTCAATATTATGAAGCAAACTCCGAAAGAAGCTTTTCCAAAACATTTTCATTAATTTAATTAACATTTAATTATCAGTTATAAATCTTTGCTTGGAATATTTTTTGTAAATTTTATAGGAATTAAATTTATAAAACTATGTCAAAAAATATCGCCGATCAATTTGTAGAAATCCTAGTAAAAACGGGAGTTAAACGCATATATGCTGTCACTGGTGACAGCCTTAATTTTTTAAATGACGCCATAAAACGTGAAGGTTCCATCAAATGGATTCACGTACGACACGAGGAAGTTGGTGCTTTCGCTGCAGCTGCTGAAGCTGAATTGGAAGGTCTTGCTGTTTGTGCGGGAAGTTCGGGTCCAGGTCACGTTCATCTCATCAACGGACTTTACGAAGCTAACCGTGGAAATGTTCCCGTTCTGGCAATTGCTTCGACTTGCGAAAGTTCAGAGTTTGGAACTTCTTATTTTCAGGAAACGAATACGATCAAATTGTTTGATGACTGTTCTGTTTATAACCAAATTGCAACAACACCTGAACAAGCGCCAAGAATGTTACAGGCAGCTTTGCAACATGCCATTTCTCAAAAAGGTGTGGCAGTTTTAGGAATGCCAGGTGATCTTTTCGAAGCCGATTCTGTGAAAAATATTAGTTCCGATTTAGTTTTCAAAACTAATCCAAGAATTATTCCTTCTGAAGAAGAAACCAATTGGATTGCAGAACATCTCAATTCAGGAAAAAAAGTGGCAATCTATTGTGGAATCGGAGCTTCTGAAGCACATTCTGAAGTCATTGCTTTGGCAGAAAAACTGAAAGCACCAATCGGATATTCTTTCCGAGGAAAAATGGGAATCCAGTACAGTAATCATTACGAAGTTGGAATGACTGGACTTTTGGGATTGCCTTCTGCCTTCAAAGCAATGCACGAAGCAGATGTAATTTTATTGCTCGGAACAGATTTTCCTTACGTGAAATTTATGCCGGTTGATAAAATAATTATTCAGATTGATGATAAACCTGAACGTTTGGGAAGAAGAGCACAATTAACGAGAGGTTTTGCAGGAAAGATCAAAGATTCATTAATCGGTCTTCTGCCTTTAATTAAAATTAATGATGACAGAAAATTCCTTGAGAAGCAATTGGAGTTCTACCAAACTGTAAAAAATAATCTCAGATCCTACGTTGAAGACAAAGGAAAAGAGAATCACATCTCACCTGAATTCGTTGCCGAAACTTTGAATATTAAAGCTAATAAAGACACAATCTTCACCGTAGATACTGGAATGTGCTGCGTTTGGGGTGCAAGATATTTGCAAGCGACAGGCGAGCGAAAACTTCTGGGATCTTTCAGTCACGGAACAATGGCGAACGCAATGCCAATGGCTATCGGAGCGCAATTATCCAATCCGGACAAACAAGTAATCGCACTTTGCGGAGACGGCGGACTTTCTATGTTGTTGGGCGATATCGCAACGATCAAACAATATAATTTACCAATCAAAATCATTGTTTTCAATAACCGCTCCTTGGGAATGGTAAAACTGGAAATGGAAGTAAACGGAATTCCGGACAACGAGACGGATATGATCAATCCGGATTTCGGACTTTTAGCTCAGGCTTTCGGAATCAAAGGCATCAATGTGACAGATCCGGAAAAAGTGGAAGAAGCGATTGATGATGCTTTGCAAACAAACGGTCCAGTTTTGGTCAATGTTTTTACAGATCCAAATGCGTTGGCAATGCCACCAAAAGTTGGTTGGGATCAGATGAAAGGAATGGGAATCGCAATGACGAGAATGATGTTGGATGGTAATTTCAAAGAAGTGGCGGACACGATCTCCAGCAATTACAGACACATTAAAGAAATTTTATAAATCTTGACCCAATTCTATAATTGGGCTTTTTTATTGATTTTAAAGCAAAAAAAGCTTCACACAATGTGAAGCTTTTAGAAAATAATATATATAACCTTAGTTTAAAAAAACTATTTTAGAGAAATCATTCTGCTGAAACTATCGCCGTCTTTTTCAACATTGATGATGTAAGTTTCAGGGTTTGCAGGATTCAGATCAAAAGTTAAATCAATCAATCCATCTTTCGCAACGTTATTTTTACTGTAATAGGTGTTGTTTGCTGTATCGAAAATTGACACTTTCACATCCCCGATAACATTAGTCATTTTTAATTTAACCAAATTTTTGTTGATGGTATATTCTGGTTTTGAAAGTGTAGAAACCGGAGATTTTTCCAAAGAAACCTGGTCACCATCTACTACAATTTTGTATTTTTCAATTTTAGCATCAGATTCTGCAACCAAAAAATAAGTTCCAGAAGCCATTTCGCTCATATTGTAAGACTTTTCTATACTGTCACTGTTAATGATTTTTTCAGAATATATCTCACCTTTGTCACTGTTATAAACATATAGAGAAACATTCTTCGCATTAGAAACTTCAAAATGTAGTGTCTTTTGACTTACCTCTCCTATTGATACAGAAAAATCTTTATCCTTAGCCATTGCACTTGTAGAAACAAAAATACTTGCCACAAGAAAACCAAATTTTAATATACTTTTCATATTACTATCTTTAATTGTTTTACTATGCAAATGTATCATGGATAAACCTCAAATAATACAATACAATTTTCATTTATATGTTCTATATTAACATTAACTAAATGTTAATTAATAAAATAAGGTAATTTAAAACATAATAAATAAATTTGCATTATGAAATCCCCGTGATTGGAAAATGATAAAAAACAATCAAATCTGCATATGAAACATAACAGTCCAACTTTTGAAGCGGTAAGTCCTGATATTGGAAGTAGTTTTACTTGTCTGAAGTTTAATCGGAATGAAAATATCAAATCGCACATTTGGCATTATCATCCTGAGATTGAGCTGATTTTCGTTTGTGGCGGTTCTGGAAAAAGGCAGATTGGAAGTAATATTTCTTACTTTTCAGATGGCGACTTGATTCTGATTGGCAGTAATCTCCCACATTGTGGAATGACCAATGAAAATACCAATAATGACTATGAAGTTGTGATTCAGTTTCCTATGGATTTTCTTGGCTCCGAATTTTGGCAGGCTAAGGAAATGAACAAAATTGCCGTGCTTTTAGAGGCTGCGAAAAGCGGAATTGTTTTCGGTGATGAAGTTAAAAATGCTTTGAAAACAAAAATGGAAGCTTTGGCAGAAGCAACATCTTTGGCCAAATTGATGATTCTAATTGAGATTTTGGACGAACTTTCCCACACTCAAGATTATAAAATCCTAAATGCTTCAAAATATTATCTGCAAACTCAGAAAGAAGATAATGACCGAATCAGTGTGATTTTCAATTATGTAAAAGACCATTTTAAGGAGCAAATAACTCTGGAAACCGTTGCGGAATTATCCAATATGACAGTTCCTTCTTTTTGTCGCTATTTCAAAAAAATTACCAATAAAACCTTCACTCAGTTTGTGAATGAATATCGAATCACGCATTCTCTAAAACTCTTGGCGGAACAGCCGATGAGCATCACGGAAGTTTGCTTTGATAGTGGATTTAATAATTTCAGTTACTTCAACAAAACTTTCAAAGAACATACACAGAAAAGTCCGTCGCAGTATAGAAAGGAGTTTAGTAATATTTTGGCTTGATTTATTTTAAAGCATTCTGCAATCTGAAAATTCAACAATTCTACTTCCAGAATTAGTTTCTATTTTCACTTTATTCCTTATAACAAAAAAATTATCTTGTAACGCTGAATAATCGTGCGAGGTTTGTTCCAAATTGATAATATCTAAAATTGTAGGTAAGCCAACAAATGGGATTTCTTCCAAACTATAAAAAGTTACATTTTCAAATCTTAAAATTTTTTGTTCAAAAATGTTATTTTCCCAATCAGTTGGAAAGTCAATGAAAAAATCAATTATTTGCCCATCTAGATTTTCTAT
Protein-coding sequences here:
- a CDS encoding class I SAM-dependent methyltransferase, giving the protein MQWFEEWFDTPYYHILYKNHDYKEAEDFLNLLTDYVKLEKNSKIIDLACGKGRHSVYLNKLGYDVLGLDLSEQSIRFDKQFETETLKFQVHDMRNKIESEPVDAVFNLFTSFGYFETEEEDKSVFQSVSDVLKDDGFFVLDFLNAEYVKKVITPSSSIVRENIVFNIKKHIEDECIMKEIDFEADDKKHHFFERVKLTSPEKILKFAYEFGFELIQRWGDYQLNDFDESKSQRCINLFRKIK
- a CDS encoding THUMP domain-containing class I SAM-dependent RNA methyltransferase, yielding MDINNLKIQVKTFFGLEQVLAEEIKKLGGKNVEVKNRAVTCEGDLGFLYKLNYSCRTALKILVPIMEFKAFNETKYYDKLYKFEWDQFLEPNQTFAIDATVNSERFSHSQFMTLKMKDAIVDYFQEKHKVRPNINKDNPDIKFHLHIDRELVSISLDSSGDPLFKRGYRKEQTVAPINEVLASGMLQLAGWDGKGNFLDPMCGSGTLLIEAAMIAMDLPAQTFRRNFAFQNWKNYDSELFKTIKEVRLNRVKEFTGKIVGYDIDYSALDAARANIESAEMEDVITVRNKNFFDSEKDMFPLLMVFNPPYDERISINDDDFYKKIGDTFKQHYPNTLAWLISADLDAPKKIGLRPSRKIKLFNGKLETRFLQYEMYDGSKKGKYMDKQS
- a CDS encoding glycosyltransferase, with translation MTTISIIIAIFNRKDELFELLNSLSHQTDKDFEVIIVDDGSKIALLPTVELFQEQLDIQFFRKENSGPGLSRNYGAKRAKNDWLVFVDSDVIVETDYIENIKKNLTENPCDAFGGADKAHRGFNLMQKAISYSMTSVFTTGGIRGSKKAVTKFQPRSFNMGVNKEKFLSIGGFSEMRIGEDPDLSMTFWENGYTTLFYDNIGVYHKRRTDFGKFSKQVYQFGCARPILNQRHPNYVKPTFWFPSIFLLGYLVGVIHYFVWGNGLILALYGLYTFLVFFHALMVTKNISIAGMAIISTYIQMFSYGYGFLKSWFLLNIMKQTPKEAFPKHFH
- a CDS encoding thiamine pyrophosphate-dependent enzyme is translated as MSKNIADQFVEILVKTGVKRIYAVTGDSLNFLNDAIKREGSIKWIHVRHEEVGAFAAAAEAELEGLAVCAGSSGPGHVHLINGLYEANRGNVPVLAIASTCESSEFGTSYFQETNTIKLFDDCSVYNQIATTPEQAPRMLQAALQHAISQKGVAVLGMPGDLFEADSVKNISSDLVFKTNPRIIPSEEETNWIAEHLNSGKKVAIYCGIGASEAHSEVIALAEKLKAPIGYSFRGKMGIQYSNHYEVGMTGLLGLPSAFKAMHEADVILLLGTDFPYVKFMPVDKIIIQIDDKPERLGRRAQLTRGFAGKIKDSLIGLLPLIKINDDRKFLEKQLEFYQTVKNNLRSYVEDKGKENHISPEFVAETLNIKANKDTIFTVDTGMCCVWGARYLQATGERKLLGSFSHGTMANAMPMAIGAQLSNPDKQVIALCGDGGLSMLLGDIATIKQYNLPIKIIVFNNRSLGMVKLEMEVNGIPDNETDMINPDFGLLAQAFGIKGINVTDPEKVEEAIDDALQTNGPVLVNVFTDPNALAMPPKVGWDQMKGMGIAMTRMMLDGNFKEVADTISSNYRHIKEIL
- a CDS encoding DUF3244 domain-containing protein, which translates into the protein MKSILKFGFLVASIFVSTSAMAKDKDFSVSIGEVSQKTLHFEVSNAKNVSLYVYNSDKGEIYSEKIINSDSIEKSYNMSEMASGTYFLVAESDAKIEKYKIVVDGDQVSLEKSPVSTLSKPEYTINKNLVKLKMTNVIGDVKVSIFDTANNTYYSKNNVAKDGLIDLTFDLNPANPETYIINVEKDGDSFSRMISLK
- a CDS encoding AraC family transcriptional regulator, yielding MKHNSPTFEAVSPDIGSSFTCLKFNRNENIKSHIWHYHPEIELIFVCGGSGKRQIGSNISYFSDGDLILIGSNLPHCGMTNENTNNDYEVVIQFPMDFLGSEFWQAKEMNKIAVLLEAAKSGIVFGDEVKNALKTKMEALAEATSLAKLMILIEILDELSHTQDYKILNASKYYLQTQKEDNDRISVIFNYVKDHFKEQITLETVAELSNMTVPSFCRYFKKITNKTFTQFVNEYRITHSLKLLAEQPMSITEVCFDSGFNNFSYFNKTFKEHTQKSPSQYRKEFSNILA